A stretch of DNA from Staphylococcus sp. KG4-3:
CGTTCTGAACGCCCTGAATGGAATGTAGTGGGGCTCATGGGTCAAGTTTATACACGTATTGACTCAACGGTTTCTCCTAATGATTATATAAAAGCTAACAAAGGTATTGGCACCAAAGATAACAACAATGGTTTCTATAGAGTTTTAGAAGTAACAACACCTTATGACAGTGAAAAAGGTTACGGCGTAGCTGTCGTATTAGTAAAATAAGGAGTGATATTGTGACGAACGGTATAGATAAAAAAGCATTATTTAAATTAAAATCTGAACCTTATTCCAAACCAATCTCTGATTTAGGGGTTGTTTTTTATAATTTAGATGAAAATACAGCGATATTAAGATTTCAATTAAGTAATACCAAGGGTCCTTTGTTAATTCATAAAAATAATCTTACAGCTTATGCATACTTTGAATCTAGCAATGGTAGTGTTTCAGATGTTATTGAATTAGAAGTTGAAGATTCGAACAAAGGATTAGTGACCATTACTTTAGATAAAGAATTCTTACAAGCAAGTACATCTACTAAAGTGAAAGGTCAAGTTTATATTGGTGTGAATAATGTTGATAATAAACCAGAATATAATGAAGTTGCCGTGTTTAGAGAGTTTAATTTTGAAGTTAAAGATGCGCTTATCAATAAAATTTCTGTGTTTACTAAGATGGAATATATTCGCATGTTCGACCAACTTAAGACAAGGATTAAACAACGTGTTTTAGATATTGAAGAAGCAATAGCCAACGGTGAGGATTATGTAGCCGAAATGAAGTCCGTATTACAAAAAGGTATCGAAACACTTAATCAAATTGTGAGTGATGGCAAGCAAGATATAGAATCCTATATTAAGGAAGCGAAAGCAACTATAGATACAACACAAACAGATGCCGTAGATACAATTGAAAAACTATCTAAAGACACAAAAGCTAGTGTGGATTCGAAAGCTAATAAAGTAGTTGAAACGATAGAATCGACATCAAGTGAAGCAACGGCACATATAGATAGTAAAATGTCGGAATTCAAGCAAACAGTTGAAGATAATGATCTTATTACTAACGAGTTGTTAGATGAACAATTAGATGATTTAGATTGGCAGAAATATAAAATGGTTTCCGATGATGGGAGATGCTTTTATAAAACTGACGTAGATTGGAATGATACAGCATTCTTAGATTCACTTAAACCTGGTCTTTATTATATTACTGTTTCAAAAAATCAACCGTCTGGAGCAAGCTATAACGGATTTGTTACTGTACTACTCAGAGAAAAAGGAGATTTAAAAAGAATTGAATATCGCCCTTATGATTCTTCAAGGCTCTTCATAAAATATTACTACAGAGAGTGGTCAGAATGGATAGAAACAGGAGTGCCAAACGATACAGGTTGGGTGCCTTTTAAAATCATAAATGGTGGCCGTACAAATACAGCTTACGGATATGGAGAAGACAGAAATGGTTACGGTTGTTCATATAGAGCAATTACTAATGGTACTGTGACGCAGAAATTTGTCAGAGTGAATGCAGATAATGTTGAACATAGTCAAGTTATAGCTCAACTGCCTGCAAATTTTGCGAAGAGTCCACAAGTAGGATTTATAAGAGCTCCCTTAATTCATAATGGGACAAGTCTTATTGTTGAAAATGATGGAACTGTCAAAGTATTTATAGCGAATGAACCTGAATGGGCGAAATCAAATGATAAATATATTTATGGCACAATTAGTTGGATAGAATAGGAGGAAAGTAAATGTTCAAACAAGTATTTTTATATGATGGCACACCCTATTTAGCCTATAAAGGTGAAGATGGCGAATACCAATATCCCGAAGAAGCTTGGACTGAAACACCTCCGCCAGAAGGTATTTACAGTCCTTTTTTCTTTAACGGTAATGAATGGGTAGGAGTCACTAAAGAAGAATGGGAATCTAATAAAATTGATGAAGATAAAGAGCCTCGTGTTCCTTCTGCTAATGAGTACATGTTAGCGCAAGCACAAATGCAGGTGACTAAGACAGCTAATCAATTAGTGAAAACCCAAAATGAACAAGCAGAAACATTAAAAGAGTTAACTAAAAAAGAACAACGTATGCAAGCGTTAGAAGAACAACAAGCAAAGACAATGCTTGAAATTGCTAAATTGAAAGGGGAATAAATTATGTATCCAGGATTTGAATCTATTAAATATTTTTATGACATCAATTGTTACACAAATGAGGATATCCAAACATATGTAACATTAGATGCTATAGATAAAGAACAGTACGAAGAAATTACAGGTGAGGAATATCCAGAGTCACAGGCTGAATAGCTTGTGGCATTTTATTATGGAAAGCAGGTGGAACATTGGGGGAAATTAAGTTGAAAATTACAGAAACAGACGCTTTCCACACATTTATATATGCAGGTGATATGTACTTATTATATTTTTTGATAGTACTCATGGTTATAGATATTTGTACAGGTATAGGCAAAGCATTTAAGAACAAAAATTTGTGGAGTAGAAAATCATTATTTGGTTTTTCTAGAAAAATCTATATCTTCTTTATTGTTATTTTAGCTAATATTATAGACCAAATTTTAGGGTTGAATGGCGGTTTACTTGTGTTAACGCTTTTCTTTTATATCGCAAATGAAGGTCTAAGCATCGTAGAGAATTGTGCAGAGTTAGGCGTACCGATACCAAAAGAAATTGCTGAAAAACTGAACGTTATTAAATCAACTAAAGAAGACGTTAAAAATAACATTAAAGAAGATTTTAAAAATGAATCAAAAGATAAAGACAAGGACGAGTCATCACACAAGTGATGGCTTTTTATTATAAAGGAGGAATTTTAAATGGAACAAATTATCGCATTTGCTGCAGTCATTGCAGTTATTACAGGAGCACTAACAGAAGTTATCAAACGAACAAAAAAAGTGCCTAAGAACTTTATACCATTAGTATCAATGGTCATTGGTTTAGTTATTGGAGACGTTACGATATTCATTCCAGAAATTGTAAGTGAGTTATCAGTAGCTGGTCGTTTACTAGCAGGATTAATAAGTGGACTCATGGCAACAGGTATTTGGGAAACATTCAAGAATAAGAATGGTAAAAATCCAAACAAACTCGGTGGAGGAGCCGAAGCAAAACAACCTAAAAAATAAAAATAATTAAGTCGACCTAACGGTTGGCTTTTTATTATGGAGGTATTTTTAAATGAAAAAACAAGAAGCCGTTAACTGGGCAGTAAAAAATATCGGTAAAAGTTTAACAGCTGGACAATCAAACGGGGCTCAATGTGCAACGTTTATCATAGAATTCTTAAAAGAACATTTTGATGTACACCCCACGGGCAATGCAGTTGATTTTATTGATTATAAATATCCGAAAGGGTTCCAAGTCATTAAAAACACGAAAAAATTTATCCCTCAAAAAGGCGATATTTTTGTATTGGATGATGGAAGCTATGGACATACAGGCATGATTACTAATGCGAATCAATACTTATTTGATAGTATTGACCAAAATTGGTATAACGCTTCAAACAATGGAAGTCCTGCAGCGTTTATTCAAAATCATGTATATGATGATTTTGTAGGTGTCATTCGTCCGCCATATAAAGATGCAGAAAAAGGGGTTACTACAGAATCAACAAAAATTGAAACAATCAATCATTCTATTAATTATACAATGAATGAGCGTGTAGGTTCTATTGATGGTGTGGTTATTCACAATACAGCTGATAGTATTTCTGCTAAAGAGCAATATAATCGTTTAAGTAATACATCTGTAGTTCGTTATGAGGGAGGCGTTGCACATTATTATGGAGATAGAAAGACAATGTGGCGAGCTATTGATACATTTCGTATCGCGTGGCACGTGGCTGATAGTTATGGTAATGGTCACTATTTAGGTTATGAAGTTTGTGAATCAATGAGTGCTAACAATAAAGACTTTGTGAAAAACGAACAAGCTATATTTAAGCAAGCGGCAATTGATATGTTGTATTACGGTTTAAAACCTAATAGAAAAACTGTGAAGCTGCACAATCAATTTGTAGCGACGGCATGTCCACATAGAAGTATGGCATTGCATGTGGATCTCGACCCTATTATTAGTGGTGCGCCTTCGACAGCAAAACAACATGAGATGCAAGATTACTTTATTAAAGAAATCACTAAATATTATAAAAATCCAACTTTAGATGTTGGTGTGCCAGATAATGTTACAGATGTTGTAACAATACCTACTGATGAACAAAAGAAAAATCCAGTTAAAGATAAAGGTAAGAAAGTGGGTAATAAATGGCGTAGAAATCAACATAATATTTTGTGGAAACCTGAAAAAGGAACATTTACAGCAAATTCTAATATCTACACAAGATATAACGGACCATGGACAGGTTGGGAAATTGCAGGCATGTTATATGCAGGTCAATCTGTAAACTATGACGAAGTATACGACTTTGATGGTTATATTTGGATTGCATGGACTGTAAACAGTGGCGTACGCGTTTATATGCCAATCGGTGATTCAAATGGAAATGGTAGCAGAATAGGAGATGCGTGGGGAGACTTTAGTTGATTTACCTTGTTACTATTGTTTAACAAAGATAATGTATGGAGAAGTGAGATAAAAATTAATTTATCTCACTTCTCCATTATTATATTTATCTTCTAATTTATAATATTTAGCTCTCTTTAGTTTTAATTTCAATCTTTCAATAATTACTTCGGTTTCTTTTATTAAATCCTCTTTTATTATATTGATTTTTTCCGATTTGAATTCATCAGTAACATAACCCGAAGTACTGCCATATTTATCTAATTCCACAAAGAAAGCGTTATCACTTAGAACTGTCGCTCTTGATAAAGTTTTGTCTGCTTTAAAATTATATATACTATGTCTATTTCCATACACAAGATTTTCTTTGATTATTAAATCTTTATTATTTTCATATTCTTCTCTACTAATATTTAAGTTTTGCATATGTCTTTGTGCTATCTCTTCAAGATATAATTCTTGTTGTTTGATCATTTTTTTAACTCTTTCTTCATGTTCTAATTTTCTTCTTTTTTCTTCTCTCTCTTCTTCTCTTATTTCTTCTAACAATTTCTGATATACTTCAACATCTTTTAACAATTCATCAACATCTGAAAATAATTTTTCAGTGTACTCTTCTGATAAAAAAGCTCTTTCTCTACATAATTGCATCCATAATTCCCCAGGTTCATAACTCTCTATATACCACTCTTCAGCTATCGGCATAAGATACTCGACAAGTCCTTTAAAACCTCTATCTCCGTTTGTTTCTTTGGTAATTAAAGCATGTAATATCAAGTGCTCTATTAGATCACAATATACTAGATTCTCTTTATGATGATATTCATAAGGATATTTATAATGGGCTATATATTCTTTGTTAGATATATTTTCATATTCATTTTCCATTATGTGATGACAATATAAACCTTCTTTTGTTTTTGTATATTTCCCATATGCAATTCTCTTTATTTCGCCGTTTAAAAATTTATTATAAGATTTCTCTTTATAGTAGTTATCTACAACTTCACCA
This window harbors:
- a CDS encoding holin family protein — protein: MYLLYFLIVLMVIDICTGIGKAFKNKNLWSRKSLFGFSRKIYIFFIVILANIIDQILGLNGGLLVLTLFFYIANEGLSIVENCAELGVPIPKEIAEKLNVIKSTKEDVKNNIKEDFKNESKDKDKDESSHK
- a CDS encoding XkdX family protein, with product MYPGFESIKYFYDINCYTNEDIQTYVTLDAIDKEQYEEITGEEYPESQAE
- a CDS encoding holin, with the translated sequence MEQIIAFAAVIAVITGALTEVIKRTKKVPKNFIPLVSMVIGLVIGDVTIFIPEIVSELSVAGRLLAGLISGLMATGIWETFKNKNGKNPNKLGGGAEAKQPKK
- a CDS encoding SH3 domain-containing protein; its protein translation is MKKQEAVNWAVKNIGKSLTAGQSNGAQCATFIIEFLKEHFDVHPTGNAVDFIDYKYPKGFQVIKNTKKFIPQKGDIFVLDDGSYGHTGMITNANQYLFDSIDQNWYNASNNGSPAAFIQNHVYDDFVGVIRPPYKDAEKGVTTESTKIETINHSINYTMNERVGSIDGVVIHNTADSISAKEQYNRLSNTSVVRYEGGVAHYYGDRKTMWRAIDTFRIAWHVADSYGNGHYLGYEVCESMSANNKDFVKNEQAIFKQAAIDMLYYGLKPNRKTVKLHNQFVATACPHRSMALHVDLDPIISGAPSTAKQHEMQDYFIKEITKYYKNPTLDVGVPDNVTDVVTIPTDEQKKNPVKDKGKKVGNKWRRNQHNILWKPEKGTFTANSNIYTRYNGPWTGWEIAGMLYAGQSVNYDEVYDFDGYIWIAWTVNSGVRVYMPIGDSNGNGSRIGDAWGDFS